One genomic region from Bacteroidota bacterium encodes:
- the rsmB gene encoding 16S rRNA (cytosine(967)-C(5))-methyltransferase RsmB — protein sequence MSKPPASARARALARLARIEEGGAYADAFGGNATLSDEEARAERQAVEYVAGVTRRRRWLDYLLAQFYRGDLGAMEPVLRQILRIGLYDLLFLDTPPHAAVHEAVELAKREVRPKAGGLVNAVLRAALRARDRLPMPDTGRPARDLAIRHSHPTWMVRRWLERYGDAETEALLAQNNARPRYALRVNTRRTDVDQIRERLSALGVDASPSRYLDDFVTVDRLQPVLRAGLFTGGTVAVQDEAAALVVRVLDPQPGDTVLDLAAAPGGKALYAALRMSDAGRVRAFDLHAGKANRIRTAASAHGLTSVEVEAADLRDLAARSGAPAGDRVLLDAPCSGLGVLAKRADLRWRRAPDALADLAALQDELLDAAAALVRPGGLLVYSTCTTEPEENEDRVAAFLARHPGFALERADGLVPRAFVTEAGTYAALPQRHGTDGAFAARLRRTAG from the coding sequence GTGTCGAAGCCGCCTGCCTCTGCTCGCGCCCGTGCCCTCGCCCGCCTCGCGCGGATTGAGGAGGGCGGGGCCTACGCCGATGCCTTCGGCGGAAATGCGACGCTGAGCGACGAGGAGGCGCGCGCGGAGCGCCAGGCTGTCGAGTACGTCGCGGGCGTGACGCGGCGGCGGCGGTGGCTGGACTACCTCCTCGCGCAGTTCTACCGGGGCGACCTCGGCGCGATGGAGCCCGTGCTCCGGCAGATCCTCCGCATCGGCCTGTACGATCTGCTCTTCCTCGACACCCCGCCACACGCCGCCGTCCACGAGGCGGTGGAGCTGGCCAAGCGCGAGGTCCGGCCGAAGGCGGGGGGGCTCGTCAACGCCGTGCTTCGCGCTGCTCTCCGTGCGCGCGACCGGCTGCCGATGCCGGACACGGGCCGCCCGGCGCGCGACCTCGCCATTCGCCACTCGCACCCGACCTGGATGGTCCGGCGCTGGCTGGAGCGCTACGGCGACGCGGAGACCGAGGCGCTCCTTGCGCAGAACAACGCCCGCCCGCGCTACGCGCTCCGGGTGAACACGCGGCGTACGGACGTGGACCAGATCCGGGAGCGGCTCAGCGCCCTCGGCGTAGACGCCTCGCCCTCGCGCTACCTGGACGATTTCGTAACCGTAGACCGGCTGCAACCGGTCCTCCGCGCCGGGCTGTTCACCGGTGGCACCGTGGCGGTGCAGGACGAGGCCGCAGCGCTTGTCGTCCGCGTGCTCGATCCGCAGCCGGGCGATACAGTCCTAGACCTCGCCGCCGCCCCGGGCGGCAAGGCGCTCTACGCGGCCCTCCGCATGAGCGACGCCGGGCGCGTTCGGGCCTTCGACCTCCACGCGGGCAAAGCGAACCGTATCCGCACGGCCGCGTCGGCGCACGGGCTGACCTCGGTCGAGGTCGAGGCCGCCGACCTGCGCGACCTCGCAGCTCGCTCCGGCGCACCTGCGGGCGACCGCGTGCTGCTTGACGCGCCGTGCTCCGGGCTGGGCGTGCTCGCCAAGCGCGCCGACCTCCGCTGGCGGCGTGCGCCGGACGCCCTCGCCGACCTCGCCGCGTTGCAGGACGAACTCCTGGACGCCGCGGCTGCACTCGTCCGGCCCGGGGGGCTGCTGGTCTACAGCACCTGCACCACCGAGCCGGAGGAGAACGAGGACCGCGTCGCTGCTTTTCTCGCCCGGCACCCCGGCTTCGCACTGGAGCGCGCCGACGGGCTGGTACCGCGCGCGTTCGTCACCGAGGCCGGCACCTACGCTGCGCTGCCGCAGCGCCACGGCACCGACGGGGCCTTTGCCGCCCGGCTGCGGCGCACTGCGGGCTAG